AAATTGGGAGGTAAATAATAAGGATAGAGAGCTCCTCAAGCTTAATACTCCagcagataaaaaaaattgtggatCAGTGTTTTTTAGATAATTAATTTTAGATGTGACTATGGTAATACATAATTTCACGTTACCAGAAACTATTGTGGATTCGGTTCAGATAATGTTCTTCTTGTGTATAAGATCATTTGTGAAGCAGGGTGGTCTTGAGATAAAGTAATGTATACAATTATCAAATTCATTTCTTTGGACAAATTATCAAATTCATTTAGGCTCAGTTTTCTGCTTAATTTTGAAACCTTTATTGTGTGTCCGAGTCTGAGATAATGTGTTTATCCTACTAACTAAAGTTCTTGGTGGGCTTTTTTCTTAATGTTTGAGACGTTTACAGGATCCCAATTCAAGTTCTTTTTGTCGCCATTTTCCATGGAAGAAAGGTCTCGTTTGCCCAAAAATGGGAAAGGTTTGTTTCCAACTAAATCAGATCCGAATTTCACACAATCTTGTAAAAACATCCACTATTTCACTCTTAATACTCCTTTTACTAGGATAATACCTGCACTTTGCGcatgataaatttatataaaaattatttaaaaaatattatacggaaaaataaatgtatatttttgattgaattaatattttgatctttaaaaatttttttttaactttttgttgattacataatttttttactgatgagctgatcctatttttgataaaattttaggtcaaaaaatcacttaCCGCATAAGAACCTAATGTTTAGGTCGAAAAATCTCGGGTCTATTTGATCTGCACCTtttgcagaataaatattttatatttattatttattttatgttttatgtttttctgcatattatgaaatcttaataaaataataagtatatatattacataactaagaaatcagttactattatgtaataaattaacgtgtgcatataaatcaaactatcactcttgtttattcgcaatcattttagggtaagtaaatcaaaacaatcaattttatctatcatatatgatatataattaaatttaaatgatattaacatatatatatagtacacttttaatatggatatttattaaatgaagtttctactcatattattttatgatttggatatttgtgtaacaaaagtttacatcaacaattttttttttaatgtgggataatttcaataatttatactcatttaaaaacaatgaagatttcaaaattaaaatattaacttttcaatatatattcaatgcaaatatcaaaatataagtatacattttcatacgatgtatagtttaatttaaaccattatatatgtatatatatatatatatacataaaaacctattaaaataaaattatttcttcatatggtcttataatcattgtatcttaatatagaaaaaaatttaaaccttgatcataaaagtttatatgagacttttaacagttttagtaatttatactcgttttgaaaaattgaaaatacgacatatacaaaaaaatctagatttttattatatgattaatgtaattatgtaatttattttaataataaaaaaataaacaaaaatgataaaaagtatacagattgttatcaaatctttattgtttaaaatcattaatggctatatatatattttaattacattaggtaattccgtaggttttatttaaggaaagcgtgcgaaacaataaaaatttgatatatgCGACCAACTATAGCCTGCGAAATATTTGCTAGAGAGTATAATTTTTAtactatagtttatataaggTGCATTATTTGAAATATGATTTAGAAGGCATGCACAAGTGCCACATAGgatgaagttttttttaatttttacaaaattcaggttataactttttaaaagatcctcaattaatatatttgggATTTTAACTAAAGTGTTTTTGCttcacaaaatataaaatgtttcgGTATTTTCCATAGAATGTCCGATTTACATCCTAATTTATCGTCACGGCCATACCAGCTAAAGTCGATATTAGTTGGTTAAAcaagtctaagtgtctaacttAGGCCAACCCGCCAAGTCCGTGCGAATAGGTTCCATGTCTTTTCTAAATAAGAAGTTGAAGAAGAGGGCGCAGGCGCAGTGTTTTCAAGACTCTTTGTTGTGTGGCTTGCGTGTTGCGTCCAACAAAATAAAACGTATGTGTAATTGCTAAAACCGGCCCATAGTAAAAGCAACCATGGCTTATGCAAAGCCTTTAGACTTATAGGGCTCAATTTTCGATTTTTGGTTAAAGATAACTTTTTGgatcttttcttctttgttcaGAATGAATAAATATTATGATTGCTACTACTTGTGATATGGataatatatcaaaatgacatgatttttattataaagattTGTGGAAACTAAATTAGCAAGAATTGAAAGCTCTAATTTATTCATGAAGACAATCAAGATCAGGATCACAGAGTGTGACTTTTGGGATTTAATCAGTCGGAAGATAAAGACCGATTCCTACTTAAACATATCTTGGTGGATCCTAATTACCGCAACATTATCTAAATCTAGGAGCATTTTTAGAAGCTTTCATGCTTAAAAAGACAGACTCGTGAAATGATGAAACACATGCCTTAACAATAACAACCTTTGACTGTGCAATGACGAAGCACAAAAAACTTTTCATCCTCAAAGGTCCACAAATCTAGCTGATGTAAGTACATATTTCATATATGAATGAATATAGCAAGTCCTAGTAAAACAAGTTGGATTGACCGGGTTTTAATATTACTAGAGCTGGGTTCCGCGCggataatatgttttattaaagtaaatatttatattttgtagttTTAAGTATCAGATATTGGAAGTTAATTTTTGTTCGTTGTAGAATTAACCATAGAGTTTTTGTTTGAATGCGATGCGGTGATCAGTTTCCGTTTTCTAAACAATAgtaagtttaaaaaatatatggttGTTTGCATTGAggtgtaaattttaaaacagttgACTGGTGTCGGTTTCCGTCTTGTAGTTTGATCCCATGTGGAGGTATGCCATCAGGCTTAGGATAGcagtttattcctcttttgAAAGCGTTGTATGATATCTATGTCTTTGTCAAAGTAAAAGGGCGATCCTGGTGTGGTTGTCAGTGATAGTTTCCCTGAAAAGTGAAATATTTGTAAGCATTTAGTTAGacataaactttatttttagtTGATTACCTTCATGTAACCTTGGAATGATACTTGTGATGATTACGATTTGGTTTTTCCTGGTAGATATGCGATTTAACTCCCTGAAATTAGCTGCCTCATTGTCCCATATAGTTAGACGGACCAATTTGgatctacaaaaaaatattttgttatatatttattgctTAACGCAATCCAAtgatgatttttgtatttgtgtTGTGGTTATATAAATCACTTCCTTGGATGAGGCATATGCGGCCAACAACATCTGTGGGAATAATTTGGTTTTAGCGACAAAAATAGAGAATTTATTTGTATGTGTGATAGgtatgggttttttttttgacctggGAGGAAGTTGGTTGCACTTGCTAAGCTGATCAACTAGGGATAGCGTTGGGGCCGAAAAATGTATGAAGGAATCGGTGGAATGTTTTCTTGAATCAGTGTTATAATTGTTGTCTCATTGATATTGATTATGTATGGTTGAACGGTAAGCCTGTACCGTCGGTTATTGGGAAGaagattaaaatatctaatgtgatAAATTTTCCCTTCCTCGAACCGTTGGTACATTGTGTCAGACGTAGAAATAGGCACCCGCCCTTCCATTTTTTGTTCCTGTTGAGTGGTTAAAAGCAATTATTTGAAATGTTGTTGgaataattaaaagtaagtATTTTTTAGACAAACATAGATGTCAAGACAAATGAAAGTTGTTCCTaggaaaacatttttatttgtgtgatTTATGATGGGCTACATCCTAATGATCCTAGCAATAATTGGTTGCGGTCCGAGGTTGTCGCTCCACTTGTTGTGAACTTCGGCTAGAATTACAAAAAgataaattgaaaacaaaaatagagaaaaattgcaattaaaaaatcaactaaaaaaattatttaaaaaattgtattttgaaAACGTATAATCTTAGActattacttaattatttttcatttttttaatgtttttaatattttttaattaaattttatatatctagggtataaggatcattttacctattaaatgaaacattttggtcattttatcaAAACTTTCCTTCtttatcacaattttttttttggtttgtttttaaaacatattataaacaaaaataaaatttaattatatatggaAATAAAATTTCGGTTGTATAGGGTTTTTCGAGTTTTTGGTGGTGCTGGCAAATGATTGGTTATTGCGactttaattgttttaaaatataaagtaagttttaaaatatgcaattaatatatgttttttgtatggtttaaaactaataagatgtaaataatgaagaatatattaaaactaaatatatttataaaaccaaatttatgataaacatggtcaaACGGTTCATAATTTGtatgttaaattaaaaaacatctTCTAGATAAAAGGAAAATCAACATTTATATTTGTGCATTAAATGAAAAAGGGAAATAATATGAAAAGCTTCTTTGCAAACAATAGAGTGCATTAACAACttgtatattttgtttattaaggttttggataaataattaatatttcaataataataatgttttcattcaaaaatgataatatttaagTTGAAGatgagatgaagaggaagagaatcACGATGAGATGGAGTCGGTGATTAGGGTTAGGGTGAggattagggttagggttagggtGAGGATAATATTTAAGTTAAAATTTTGGTTGTATAGGGTTTTTCGAGTTTTTGGTGGTGCTGGCAAATAATTGGTTATTGTGACTTTAatcgttttaaaatataaagtaagttttaaaatatgcaattaatatatgttttttgtatggtttaaaactaataagatgtaaataatgaagaatatattaaaactaaatatatttataaaactaaatttatgataaacatggtcaaACGGTTCATAATTTGTgtgttaaattaaaaaacatctTCTAGATAAAAGGAaaatctacatttgtatttgtGCATTAAATGAAAAAGGGAAATAATATGAAAAGCTTCTTTGCAAACAATAGAGTGCATTAACAACttgtatattttgtttattacgGTTTtggataaataattaatatttcaataataatgttttcattcaaaaatgataatatttaagTTGAAGatgagatgaagaggaagagaatcACGATGAGATGGAGTCCGTGATTAGGGTTAGGGTGAGGATGAGTGATCTTTAGTTTTTAGAGAATTATATGTTTTAGGGCTTTTAGTATTAATGGGTTAGGGATTATGTTTTAGGACCTTTagtatataagtaataatgGGTTAGAGTCTTCAATATCTGAATAATAATGGGCTGTTAAAATGGAATGTTGAGAATGGTGTAAATGAGCTCCGAAATTTAGTAATAATGGGCTGCGAAGGTTGGTCTTTCAAGCTCAGTCCGGGATGACATGGCAGATTGGTTGgttctcaatttttttgccTATGTGTTACCTCTtaagaaactaaaatttatCTGATTTTATATAGTGGGATTGTAACATTATTGTATGACTCTTCTAACTTCTAAGGATCGGTCATTAGTCCATTTGAATGTTTCTCTCTAAATTATCAAGCAAAAATAGGTAGCtatgaaaaattgaaaataaatgttGCCACCTCAAATTATCTAGATCACCAGATGCACCCAACAGTTCAATACGCATTGAAGAGATTATCTGAACCGCTGATGTAATCTGCGTTAATCACTTTTGTCTATGTTATAGTGCACGCACGTTAAACAAAgtgtatttttttgtaattagaaAAGACAAGGGTAGTGATTAGTGAGGATGATGGCGCAATTAGTTAAAGATTTATTACTAGTATAACTATAACTTAAAGAAAGAACCATGTAAAGGCTCATCTTTCCTAGTACTTGCTCAAAGGCCAAAGCTATCTaaccaaaataaagaattactAATATCTTAACCAGatcttataattttttgttcttattaGTTACTGTTGACTTTTATTACGGACTAGGAACCTTATTTTTCATGATTTCTGAGTATAATTTAGGTTATAATTACAAGAATTCTTTAACGCATTTAGAGCATCTGCATCAATGAACCCCTTCTTGGGGTTCATAAagactttttatatattttttgtgggACCATGAATAGTGATGAACTTCTATCTATTGTGTTCCTGCATTATTGAATCTGAAAAAGGGGTtcatagaaataaaataatattttttttaagttttcaatatattgacaatacatgaaaaaaatataataatttttaaaatatttaaaagtttttattcaatacattaagAATATTCATGAACATACAAAGATTATTCATCTACATTACCAaacttttttcatacattttcaactaaatcagTTTTCAAACGATCATGTTTCTCTGAATCTCGAACTTCATTGCGAATGCCTAACATATTACCGAtattaaaacttgttctccTTTTCACCTTGGAACTTCTGCTTGACTCTCCTGACTCGAACTCAGATGTATCAGTTAGTGTGTATCCACCTCGTTCgttctctactatcatattgtgcaatatgacacaagtTCTCATAATCCTTCCTATTTTTTCCTTGTCCCATAGTAGAGCCGGGTTTTTAACTATTGCAAACCTtgattgcaatactccaaaagcccgttcgacatcttttctggtgGATTCTTGATGTTCGGCAAATAGCtctgctttaggaccttgaggaagtcggatggattggataaatgttgcccAGTTTGGATAGATTTCGTCAGTAAGGTAGTATGACATACGATAtgtgtggttgttgaccttgaacttaacttttggtgctcgaccttgtaaaatgtcatcaaaaactggtgaccgatcaagaacattgatatcattgaGGGTACCTGGTAATCCAAAAAATgtgtgccatatccaaagatcatgTGATGCCACagcttctaagacaattgtcggcttccctgaaccacgtgtgtactggcctttccaagccgttggacagtttttccactcccaatgcatacagttgATCGAGCCTATCATACCTGGAAACCCGCGTGCCTCTCCAAGATCGAGTAATCTTTGAAGATCCTCCGGTGTTGGGCTtcttagatactcatctccaaacaatTGTATTATTCCATTAGTGAAATTTTCCAAACAAAAACGTGATGTActctcaccaagtcggagatattcgtcatacGTATCTCCCGATTGACCATATGCCAGTATACGTATAGCTGCTGTACATTTTTGAAGTGCAGATAGCCCGTACCTTCCGTGAGCAtttcttctttgctgaaagtATGAAACTTCATTACTTAGGCGatcgacaatgcgaaggaacaatGGCTTATTCATTCGAAAACGCCGCCTAAACATGTCTGCTGAATATGTAGGATGATCACTAAAATAGTCGTCCCAAAGCTGATTCTGTCCTTGCTCTCGatctctttcgatataagctcgtcTTCTCCGGTTGTTGGCTTGAACATTAATAATTGAGTCGATGAAATTATCAACATGTTGATCCACAATTTCTTCAAAAGCTTCATTTAGAATTTCATCTACTTCATCACTTGACGAGGAAGAcattgttttctgttttttgtaaatttggtCAAGTGTTTTGGAAAGATAGAGAAAGAGTTTTGATGTTTTGATGTGAGCTGATGTTGTTTTGGTTTCCAAAGATAGAGAAAGATAGAGAAAATagaaagagagttttttttttccttcttctggGAAGTTTTTCAGATAATGAAAGACAAAGTATATATAGAGCATCCATAGAACTACACCCGTGGGTGTTTACAAATCCGTGAAACAAGTTGACAGTACATACACCCGTGGGTGTCTACATTACATCCGTGAAACAAGTGAAAAAGAAGTGTAGTCAGAAGGAAAATGCTACACTTTCCCGTGAAACAAACTGAGCAACTAGACATAAAACAGACAGAACATAATGCAACCCGTGACCTGCCACTTGTGACTTgcaacccgtgacctgcaaaacaaaaaagaacaaggacacaatcaagttaGCCAAGCAAATAGAACAAGTTAAAGCCACTGAACAAATGAATAAACAAGTTAAAGCCACAATCAAGTTAAAGCAATGCATTTCAGAGCACAATAGATGTAAAAACAATAAACGAAAGACTTCAATATCATCAAGTTAAAGCCACTGACCAAATCAAAGCATTTCAGATATGAGTTTGTTCTTAAGAGAGACTTCAATATCAGATAGTGTCTCTTCTGTTTGGGCTAGGAGACGGCTAAGGATTTTCTTTTTCGATATGTCATTTTTCACAGCTAGGATGTTGTTTATTTGATCAAAAGCTGCTTCATTCCCGTGCTTCCTCCGTTTGGCTGCTTTGGTAGCCTTAACACCAGGAGGCCGAGCCTCTTCATCGTCGACCACCACCTCCGCTTGTTCCTTCCTCTTGTCCGTAGATTCCTTCCCTTTGTCCTTTGCACCATCTTTGGACATGTAGTGTGATCTCCATTTTTGATCGAACCTGAGTTCACTCCAACAATGTTCAAGAGTGAACTTGTACTCATGGTCATTAGTGAAGATGTCATGCGCAACCTTCATTACATCATTCTCGTTTTGGCCACtagcttggttcttcaaagcTGCCTCAAAGGATCCCACAAACTTCCCCACCGAGTCGTTTACTCTTCCCTACCTCTGCTTACACTGACTATACTCTCTAGGAGGAAAGCCATTGAGCTGAGGGCTTGCGTTAACGTAGTCCTCTATTCTCTTCCAAAACGCCCCTGCCTTCTGCTCATTACCGACTATCGGATCCTTGCTGgtgttcaaccaagcactgATCAGCACCAAGTCTTCTTTTGGTGTCCACTTGCGTCTTTCCAGTGGCTTAGGACCTACAGAGCTGTGACTACTAAAGCTAGGGAACTCAGAAGACTCTACGTCTATTGTTTGAGTGTTCTGTGAAGCTGAGAGGTTAACAAACCCGGGAGAGTGGACAAACCCGAGAGAGTGGACAAACCCGGGAGAGTTAACGAAGAGAGGATccattttctttttcagattAGTTTTACTTGGTTCTTTTTTAGTTCGTTTGTGTTTTCTATAGAGGAGGTCCTCTGGTTTTAAACTACTTTTAGCAGAAAACAATTAAACTAAATCTATTTACCAAACATTCATTATAGTTAATGAAAGAATTAATGAATCTACTACATCACAGCTACTACATCACAGCAAAGACATCAAAGCAACAAAATCACAGCAACCAACCACCAAAGTTATGCATTCATTACACATCAAATCATTGTACTTCTAGTCCTCGATAAACTTCTAGTTCAGTTTAAGTTCAAACCGGatcatatataaaagaaaaattaatttctaGTTCAGTTAAAGCTTAAGTTCTAGTTTGGTTTAACTTCTAGTTcagtatttaaatttaaattaaattctaGTGCAGTTTTTTTCAACTAAAAGAAACCAACCAACACACATaaaacaatcactcaaacagtttTCATGAGATTGAGGCGTACCTTCTGTTTTCAGTCGAAG
This genomic stretch from Brassica napus cultivar Da-Ae chromosome C9, Da-Ae, whole genome shotgun sequence harbors:
- the LOC106441734 gene encoding glutathione S-transferase T3-like, which gives rise to MDPLFVNSPGFVHSLGFVHSPGFVNLSASQNTQTIDVESSEFPSFSSHSSVGPKPLERRKWTPKEDLVLISAWLNTSKDPIVGNEQKAGAFWKRIEDYVNASPQLNGFPPREYSQSLKNQASGQNENDVMKVAHDIFTNDHEYKFTLEHCWSELRFDQKWRSHYMSKDGAKDKGKESTDKRKEQAEVVVDDEEARPPGVKATKAAKRRKHGNEAAFDQINNILAVKNDISKKKILSRLLAQTEETLSDIEVSLKNKLISEML